One window of Camelina sativa cultivar DH55 chromosome 4, Cs, whole genome shotgun sequence genomic DNA carries:
- the LOC104780579 gene encoding probable inactive poly [ADP-ribose] polymerase SRO4, with amino-acid sequence MDYTRISQETPVNRLNHYEEEEEGSTTSSESRSNEELSDCDQQQSSSIAKELGLIELLKDDKAYELIYRHCQTKLMTSHLADDQFQIVSILKNGFQTPLGQAKLKAFQIYTESVAKKSGSCCCERGVNKAAAAEAARVTYGCCSVEKEELKTILIYGFSHFRNNNGLYLSPDNAPLQSMIDPPSSSNCDEDGMRYLLFSRIIMGKSEVVGSIAQSYPSSPEFDSGVDSLTSPKKYFIWSTHMNTHVLPEFVVCIKTPSILKRKNPKSPWIMFPVLIKSISKFLNPSQIRLVQKHYKEHQDRRISRSELIQRLRSITGDRLLVQIIKSVGQKAPEGLKTD; translated from the exons ATGGATTATACAAGAATCAGCCAAGAAACTCCGGTGAACCGTCTAAACCattacgaagaagaagaagaaggatcaacCACATCATCTGAAAGCAGAAGCAATGAAGAGTTATCCGATTGTGATCAACAACAGTCTTCTTCGATAGCTAAGGAGCTCGGGCTAATAGAGTTGCTTAAAGACGATAAAGCCTACGAGCTTATCTATCGTCATTGTCAAACTAAGCTCATGACTTCTCACTTAGCCGATGATCAGTTTCAGATTGTATCTATTCTCAAGAACGGCTTTCAAACTCCACTGGGACAAGCTAAGCTTAAAGCCTTTCAGATATACACAGAGTCTGTGGCAAAGAAAAGTGGCAGCTGCTGCTGCGAGCGCGGTGTGAACAAAGCTGCCGCGGCTGAAGCGGCGAGAGTGACTTACGGCTGTTGCAGCGTGGAGAAGGAAGAGTTAAAAACGATTCTAATTTATGGGTTTAGCCACTTTAGGAACAACAATGGCTTATATCTTTCACCAGACAACGCTCCTCTTCAaag taTGATAGATCCTCCTTCATCATCTAATTGTGACGAAGATGGGATGAGATACTTGTTGTTTTCAAGAATTATTATGGGAAAATCAGAGGTTGTTGGCTCGATCGCACAATCGTATCCGAGTTCTCCAGAGTTCGATTCAGGTGTAGACAGTTTAACATCTCCGAAGAAGTATTTTATTTGGAGCACACACATGAACACACATGTTTTGCCTGAGTTTGTTGTATGCATCAAAACTCCATCTATCTTGAAAAGAA aGAACCCGAAATCGCCTTGGATTATGTTTCCAGTCTTGATAAAATCGATATCAAAGTTTCTCAATCCATCGCAAATCCGTCTCGTTCAGAAACACTATAAAGAACATCAA GATAGGAGAATCTCGCGGTCTGAGTTGATTCAACGACTGAGAAGTATAACCGGAGATAGGCTATTGGTTCAAATCATCAAATCTGTTGGACAAAAG GCACCTGAAGGATTAAAGACCGATTAA
- the LOC104780575 gene encoding RINT1-like protein MAG2 isoform X1 — MDAIKPLPQVSSFSASVFSFLDDRFRDAGDLSHSPGLVSELRTEISELDQRLAGLNRQLESGLASYASFSDRVGGLFVEVNAKLAHLSSSSTCVPRSPSDGGNEEEETTTEHVAGEELPSLAKEVAQVESVRAYVETALKLDTLVGDIEDAVMSSMNKNLRTSRSSGFEEVRLHAIKTLKTTEEILSSVARRHPRWARLVSAVDHRVDRALAMMRPQAISDYRALLSSLGWPPQISTLTSASKSEDVHNPLFTMEGSLKSQYCGNFHALCSLQGLQLQRKSRQLGSHKGENVLFHQPLWAIEELVNPLTVASQRHFTKWSEKPEFIFELVFKITKDYVDSMDELLQPLVDEAKLAGYSCREEWVSAMVSSLSLYLVKEIFPIYVGQLSEATESDLRSEAKVSWLHLIDLMISFDKRVQSLVSQSGILSLQEDGNLLRISSLSVFCDRPDWLDLWAEIELDERLVKFKAEIDYDRNWTVKVQDELISTSNVYRPPIISSIFLQHLSSIIERSKSVPAIYLRARFLRLAAAPTIQKFLDCVLLRCQEAEGLTALTENNDLVKVSNSINAGHYIESVLEEWSEDVFFLEMGTGQHDPQEIPGLENFTEPSEGIFGDEFEKLEKFRLEWINKLSVVVLRGFDARTRDYIKNRKQWQEKKDKEWTVSRTLVGALDYLQGKTSIIEENLNKEDFTAMWRSLASEIDRLFFNSILMANVKFSNDGVERFKGDMEVLYGVFRAWCVRPEGFFPKLSEGLTVLKMEEKQVKDGLSRGAKWLRENGVRYLSEAEAKKVAKSRVFS, encoded by the exons ATGGACGCGATCAAACCACTTCCTCAGGTCTCGAGCTTCTCCGCTTCGGTCTTCAGCTTCCTCGATGACAGGTTCAGAGATGCCGGAGATCTCTCTCATTCTCCGGGTCTGGTTTCCGAGTTACGGACCGAGATTTCCGAATTGGATCAGAGATTAGCCGGATTAAATCGCCAGCTAGAGTCAGGTCTCGCTTCTTACGCTTCGTTTTCGGATCGCGTCGGTGGTCTATTTGTCGAGGTTAATGCCAAATTGgctcatctctcttcttcttctacctgcGTTCCGCGTTCCCCGTCAG ATGGCGGaaatgaggaggaggagacgacgACGGAGCATGTAGCTGGGGAGGAGCTTCCATCATTAGCAAAAGAAGTAGCACAAGTTGAGTCTGTTCGGGCTTATGTTG AGACTGCACTAAAACTTGACACTCTAGTGGGTGATATTGAGGATGCTGTGATGTCTTCTATGAATAAAAACTTGAGAACATCTCGGTCAAGTGGCTTTGAA GAAGTGCGTCTACATGCTATCAAAACGCTTAAAACTACTGAAGAGATATTGAGTTCAGTGGCAAGGAGACACCCTCGGTGGGCACGTCTTGTTTCTGCTGTTGATCACCGAGTAGATAGAGCTTTAGCCATGATGAGACCTCAAGCAATTTCTGATTACAGAGCCTTGCTTTCGTCTCTTGGATGGCCACCTCAGATTTCTACACTAACTTCAGCTTCGAAGTCAGAAGATGTCCATAATCCGCTTTTCACCATGGAAGGGAGTCTCAAAAGTCAATACTGTGGAAATTTTCATGCCCTCTGCAGCCTGCAGGGGTTGCAGTTGCAAAGAAAGTCGCGGCAGCTTGGGAGCCATAAGGGAGAAAATGTTCTTTTCCACCAGCCACTCTGGGCTATTGAAGAGCTGGTCAACCCTCTGACAGTTGCATCGCAGCGACATTTTACAAAGTGGAGTGAAAAGCCTGAGTTCATTTTTGAACTTGTGTTTAAAATCACAAAGGACTATGTCGATTCTATGGATGAGTTGTTACAACCGCTCGTTGACGAAGCAAAATTAGCTGGGTACAGTTGCCGAGAAGAGTGGGTTTCGGCTATGGTTAGCTCATTGTCTTTGTACTTGGTGAAAGAGATATTCCCTATATATGTTGGTCAGCTAAGCGAAGCAACTGAATCTGATCTTCGTTCTGAGGCCAAGGTTTCATGGCTCCATCTCATTGACCTGATGATCTCTTTTGATAAGCGAGTCCAGTCTCTGGTATCACAATCAGGAATTCTTTCGCTTCAAGAAGATGGGAATCTTTTGAGAATTTCGTCTCTCTCAGTCTTCTGTGACAGACCTGATTGGCTGGATTTATGGGCAGAGATAGAGCTAGATGAGAGGCTCGTCAAATTCAAGGCCGAGATTGATTACGACAGAAATTGGACTGTGAAGGTCCAAGACGAACTCATCTCCACTTCCAACGTTTACAGACCACCAATTATATCTAGCATCTTTCTGCAGCACTTGTCATCAATTATTGAACGTTCCAAATCAGTGCCGGCCATTTACTTGAGGGCAAGGTTCCTGAGACTGGCAGCCGCACCAACAATTCAGAAGTTCTTGGATTGCGTCCTTCTCAGGTGCCAAGAAGCCGAAGGACTAACTGCATTAACCGAGAATAATGATCTAGTTAAGGTCTCAAACTCTATAAATGCTGGTCACTATATTGAATCTGTCTTAGAAGAATGGAGTGAGGATGTTTTTTTCCTTGAAATGGGAACTGGACAGCACGATCCACAGGAAATTCCAGGACTGGAGAACTTTACAGAACCATCTGAAGGTATTTTCGGAGACGAATTTGAGAAGTTGGAGAAGTTCCGATTAGAGTGGATAAACAAGTTGTCTGTGGTAGTCTTGAGGGGTTTTGATGCACGAACTCGAGACTATATCAAAAACAGAAAGCAATGGCAggagaagaaagacaaagaatGGACGGTGTCAAGGACACTAGTTGGGGCTCTGGACTACTTGCAAGGGAAAACGTCTATAATAGAAGAAAATCTAAACAAAGAAGACTTTACAGCTATGTGGAGGAGTCTAGCCTCAGAGATAGACAGGTTGTTCTTCAACAGCATCTTGATGGCGAATGTGAAGTTTTCCAATGATGGAGTCGAGAGGTTTAAAGGAGACATGGAGGTTCTATATGGGGTTTTCAGGGCATGGTGCGTTAGACCTGAAGGTTTCTTTCCTAAACTAAGCGAGGGGCTTACGGTTTTGAAGATGGAAGAGAAGCAAGTGAAGGACGGTCTGAGTAGAGGCGCTAAGTGGTTACGCGAAAACGGAGTTCGGTATTTGAGTGAAGCCGAAGCAAAGAAGGTAGCTAAGAGTAGAGTGTTCTCTTAG
- the LOC104780575 gene encoding RINT1-like protein MAG2 isoform X2, with protein MLVRWLCLLVLRRQIVSEKETIAIETALKLDTLVGDIEDAVMSSMNKNLRTSRSSGFEEVRLHAIKTLKTTEEILSSVARRHPRWARLVSAVDHRVDRALAMMRPQAISDYRALLSSLGWPPQISTLTSASKSEDVHNPLFTMEGSLKSQYCGNFHALCSLQGLQLQRKSRQLGSHKGENVLFHQPLWAIEELVNPLTVASQRHFTKWSEKPEFIFELVFKITKDYVDSMDELLQPLVDEAKLAGYSCREEWVSAMVSSLSLYLVKEIFPIYVGQLSEATESDLRSEAKVSWLHLIDLMISFDKRVQSLVSQSGILSLQEDGNLLRISSLSVFCDRPDWLDLWAEIELDERLVKFKAEIDYDRNWTVKVQDELISTSNVYRPPIISSIFLQHLSSIIERSKSVPAIYLRARFLRLAAAPTIQKFLDCVLLRCQEAEGLTALTENNDLVKVSNSINAGHYIESVLEEWSEDVFFLEMGTGQHDPQEIPGLENFTEPSEGIFGDEFEKLEKFRLEWINKLSVVVLRGFDARTRDYIKNRKQWQEKKDKEWTVSRTLVGALDYLQGKTSIIEENLNKEDFTAMWRSLASEIDRLFFNSILMANVKFSNDGVERFKGDMEVLYGVFRAWCVRPEGFFPKLSEGLTVLKMEEKQVKDGLSRGAKWLRENGVRYLSEAEAKKVAKSRVFS; from the exons ATGTTGGTACGTTGGCTTTGCCTTTTGGTGTTAAGGCGTCAGATAGTTTCTGAGAAAGAAACAATAGCTATag AGACTGCACTAAAACTTGACACTCTAGTGGGTGATATTGAGGATGCTGTGATGTCTTCTATGAATAAAAACTTGAGAACATCTCGGTCAAGTGGCTTTGAA GAAGTGCGTCTACATGCTATCAAAACGCTTAAAACTACTGAAGAGATATTGAGTTCAGTGGCAAGGAGACACCCTCGGTGGGCACGTCTTGTTTCTGCTGTTGATCACCGAGTAGATAGAGCTTTAGCCATGATGAGACCTCAAGCAATTTCTGATTACAGAGCCTTGCTTTCGTCTCTTGGATGGCCACCTCAGATTTCTACACTAACTTCAGCTTCGAAGTCAGAAGATGTCCATAATCCGCTTTTCACCATGGAAGGGAGTCTCAAAAGTCAATACTGTGGAAATTTTCATGCCCTCTGCAGCCTGCAGGGGTTGCAGTTGCAAAGAAAGTCGCGGCAGCTTGGGAGCCATAAGGGAGAAAATGTTCTTTTCCACCAGCCACTCTGGGCTATTGAAGAGCTGGTCAACCCTCTGACAGTTGCATCGCAGCGACATTTTACAAAGTGGAGTGAAAAGCCTGAGTTCATTTTTGAACTTGTGTTTAAAATCACAAAGGACTATGTCGATTCTATGGATGAGTTGTTACAACCGCTCGTTGACGAAGCAAAATTAGCTGGGTACAGTTGCCGAGAAGAGTGGGTTTCGGCTATGGTTAGCTCATTGTCTTTGTACTTGGTGAAAGAGATATTCCCTATATATGTTGGTCAGCTAAGCGAAGCAACTGAATCTGATCTTCGTTCTGAGGCCAAGGTTTCATGGCTCCATCTCATTGACCTGATGATCTCTTTTGATAAGCGAGTCCAGTCTCTGGTATCACAATCAGGAATTCTTTCGCTTCAAGAAGATGGGAATCTTTTGAGAATTTCGTCTCTCTCAGTCTTCTGTGACAGACCTGATTGGCTGGATTTATGGGCAGAGATAGAGCTAGATGAGAGGCTCGTCAAATTCAAGGCCGAGATTGATTACGACAGAAATTGGACTGTGAAGGTCCAAGACGAACTCATCTCCACTTCCAACGTTTACAGACCACCAATTATATCTAGCATCTTTCTGCAGCACTTGTCATCAATTATTGAACGTTCCAAATCAGTGCCGGCCATTTACTTGAGGGCAAGGTTCCTGAGACTGGCAGCCGCACCAACAATTCAGAAGTTCTTGGATTGCGTCCTTCTCAGGTGCCAAGAAGCCGAAGGACTAACTGCATTAACCGAGAATAATGATCTAGTTAAGGTCTCAAACTCTATAAATGCTGGTCACTATATTGAATCTGTCTTAGAAGAATGGAGTGAGGATGTTTTTTTCCTTGAAATGGGAACTGGACAGCACGATCCACAGGAAATTCCAGGACTGGAGAACTTTACAGAACCATCTGAAGGTATTTTCGGAGACGAATTTGAGAAGTTGGAGAAGTTCCGATTAGAGTGGATAAACAAGTTGTCTGTGGTAGTCTTGAGGGGTTTTGATGCACGAACTCGAGACTATATCAAAAACAGAAAGCAATGGCAggagaagaaagacaaagaatGGACGGTGTCAAGGACACTAGTTGGGGCTCTGGACTACTTGCAAGGGAAAACGTCTATAATAGAAGAAAATCTAAACAAAGAAGACTTTACAGCTATGTGGAGGAGTCTAGCCTCAGAGATAGACAGGTTGTTCTTCAACAGCATCTTGATGGCGAATGTGAAGTTTTCCAATGATGGAGTCGAGAGGTTTAAAGGAGACATGGAGGTTCTATATGGGGTTTTCAGGGCATGGTGCGTTAGACCTGAAGGTTTCTTTCCTAAACTAAGCGAGGGGCTTACGGTTTTGAAGATGGAAGAGAAGCAAGTGAAGGACGGTCTGAGTAGAGGCGCTAAGTGGTTACGCGAAAACGGAGTTCGGTATTTGAGTGAAGCCGAAGCAAAGAAGGTAGCTAAGAGTAGAGTGTTCTCTTAG
- the LOC104780576 gene encoding transcription factor PRE4-like, with product MSNRKSRSRSQTGAPMITEEQINDLVLQLHRLLPELGNNRSSGKVSASRVLQETCSYIRNLSKEVDDLSERLSQLLESTDSAQAALIRSLLMQ from the exons ATGTCTAACCGAAAATCACGGTCAAGATCACAAACCGGAGCTCCCATGATCACTGAAGAACAAATCAACGATCTTGTCCTTCAGCTTCATCGTCTTCTCCCCGAACTTGGTAACAACAGAAGCTCTGGAAAG GTTTCAGCGTCGAGGGTATTACAAGAGACATGCAGTTACATAAGGAACTTGAGCAAAGAAGTGGATGATCTTAGTGAAAGATTGTCTCAGCTTTTGGAATCAACTGATTCAGCTCAAGCTGCACTCATCCGAAGTTTGCTTATGCAGTAG